The window CTGAAAATTCACGCAATAAAATTTTGTTTGAAAACTTGACCCCTCTGTTCCCGACCGAGCAGCTGGTGATGGAACTGGGCAACGGCACCACTGAGGACTTAACCGCGCGTGTGGTGGATCTGGTTGCGCCAATCGGCAAAGGCCAGCGTTCAATTATCGTGGCGCCGCCAAAAGCCGGCAAAACCATGCTGCTGCAGAACATCGCGCAGTCGATTGTCCGCAACAATCCGGAGTGCTTCTTAATTGTGCTGCTGATTGACGAGCGTCCTGAAGAAGTAACAGAGATGGAGCGCACAGTCCGCGGCGAAGTGATTGCATCGACATTTGATGAATCGCCTGCCCGCCACGTTCAGGTTGCGGAAATGGTCATTGAAAAAGCCAAGCGCCTGGTCGAGCACAAAAAAGACGTGGTGATCCTGCTGGATTCGATCACCCGCCTGGCGCGCGCCTACAACACAGTGATTCCGTCTTCAGGCAAAGTGCTGACCGGCGGTGTCGACGCGCATGCCCTGGAGCGCCCGAAGCGCTTCTTCGGCGCAGCCCGGAACATTGAAGAAGGCGGCTCACTGACCATCATTTCTACGGCCTTAATTGAAACCGGCAGCAAAATGGATGAAGTGATCTATGAAGAATTCAAAGGCACGGGCAACCAGGAAATTACCCTGGACCGCCGCATTGCGGAAAAACGCGTGTTCCCGGCCATGAACATCAAGAAATCCGGCACGCGCCGCGAAGAACGCCTGATGTCTGAAGACAACCTGCGCAAAGTCTGGATCCTGCGCAAGCTGCTGCATACTCAGGATGAGCTGGCGGCCATGGAATTCCTGCTGGACCGCATGAAGGAAACCAAAACCAATGATGAATTTTTCGATCAAATGAAGCGCAAAGCGTCAAATTAAGCGGAAAAATCTGAAAAGGCTATCTATAACGATAGCCTTTTTATTTGGTTGACTTTGCTTACACAAAGACACAATTGCCCCGCACTTATGTAAACTTATTTTCAAGCAAATGATTCTAAAAATAATATTCAAAAAAACCTGATGCTTTTTAGGAGCTTATTTAGCATTTATCCAATATAAACCTTTCTCTTGATTGTTATTTTCTGTTAATAAATTGCGCATTTTTGCCATTTTTTTGCTCTTTTTTCAGCAGCAGCAGTAGCAATTCAAAATGCTCAGTGATAGCATATTTGCATACCAGTTAGGCTGCTCCGCATTGTTAATACCTAAGAATAAATTAGGCATAAAAAAGCGCACAACAGGCTAACTAAGGTTTTTTTTAATCTCATATTTAGAGAGTGATGCCATGTTATTCAAAAAAATCGCTATTGCTGCTGCAGTTGCTACTACTTTAGCTTTCGTTGGCTGTGCTAAAAAAACTGAAGAAGCTCCTGCTGCTGAAGCTGCTGCTTCTGAAGCTACTGTAGCTGCATCTGAAGCTGAAGCTGCTGCTTCTGCTGCTGCTGTTGAAGCTGCTCCTGCTTCTGAAGCTGCTGCTTCTGAAGCTGCTCCAGCTGCTGCGTCTGAAGCTGCTCCAGCTGCTTCTGAAGCTGCTCACTAATCCCTTACGATTAGTCAGTAAAAAAGAGAGCCATTGGCTCTCTTTTTTTACGCCTGAAACTAAGCAAAGCCCGCCGGCAACAGCCTTAAATACAATCACCGTTTCCAGCCTTTGGCTTATCCCAGCTTAGCGCTCAGCGCGCTTAGCCTTCAGGCCGCCGCTGCAAAGCAGGCCCTGCGGATCTGCATAAAAAAAGCAGATCAATCGATCTGCTCATTTCCCACACGCTGCCTGAATTTCTGGCCGGCGCGGAAGGTGACTACACGGCGGGCGGAAATCGGAATTT is drawn from Acinetobacter sp. WCHAc010034 and contains these coding sequences:
- the rho gene encoding transcription termination factor Rho is translated as MNLTELKKKPIGELIKIAEFMGLEGMARNRKQDIIFAILKRHAMNGEEIFGDGVLEILSDGFGFLRSAAGSYLAGPDDIYVSPSQIRRFNLRTGDTITGTIRPPKEGERYFALLKVNQINYDTPENSRNKILFENLTPLFPTEQLVMELGNGTTEDLTARVVDLVAPIGKGQRSIIVAPPKAGKTMLLQNIAQSIVRNNPECFLIVLLIDERPEEVTEMERTVRGEVIASTFDESPARHVQVAEMVIEKAKRLVEHKKDVVILLDSITRLARAYNTVIPSSGKVLTGGVDAHALERPKRFFGAARNIEEGGSLTIISTALIETGSKMDEVIYEEFKGTGNQEITLDRRIAEKRVFPAMNIKKSGTRREERLMSEDNLRKVWILRKLLHTQDELAAMEFLLDRMKETKTNDEFFDQMKRKASN